One Streptomyces sp. CNQ-509 DNA window includes the following coding sequences:
- the serS gene encoding serine--tRNA ligase codes for MIDLRLLREDPDRVRASQRARGEDVALVDALLSADERRRSSSTRFDELRAEQKQLGKLIPRAQGEEKQELLRRTGELSAAVKAADAAQDEAAAETQALLLRLANVVHPDVPVGGEDDFALLETVGTPRDFAAEGFEPRDHLELGRILGAIDTERAAKVSGSRFYYLTGVGALLELALVNAAIAQATAAGFTPMLTPALVKPRAMEGTGFLGQAAEDVYYLERDDFYLVGTSEVTLAAYHMDEIIEADRLPLRYAGFSPCFRREAGSHGKDTRGIIRVHQFDKVEMFSYVAPEDAEAEHARLLDWEKQWLSALGLAYRVIDVASGDLGASAARKYDCEAWIPTQGKYRELTSTSNCGEFQARRLSVRMRDGQGQKKAARPLATLNGTLCAVPRTIVAILETHQQPDGSVVVPEVLRPYLGGRELLEPVAK; via the coding sequence GTGATTGACCTTCGCCTGCTCCGTGAGGACCCCGACCGAGTGCGCGCGTCGCAGCGCGCCCGTGGAGAGGACGTCGCCCTGGTCGACGCGCTGCTCTCCGCCGACGAGCGGCGCAGGTCGTCCAGTACGCGCTTCGACGAGCTGCGGGCCGAGCAGAAGCAGCTCGGCAAGCTGATCCCGCGCGCGCAGGGCGAGGAGAAGCAGGAACTGCTGCGGCGCACCGGCGAGCTGTCCGCCGCCGTCAAGGCCGCCGACGCCGCGCAGGACGAGGCCGCGGCCGAGACGCAGGCCCTGCTGCTGCGCCTGGCGAACGTGGTGCATCCCGACGTGCCCGTGGGCGGCGAGGACGACTTCGCGCTGCTGGAGACCGTCGGCACCCCGCGCGACTTCGCCGCCGAGGGCTTCGAGCCGCGCGACCATCTGGAGCTGGGCCGCATCCTCGGCGCCATCGACACCGAGCGCGCCGCGAAGGTCTCCGGCTCGCGGTTCTACTACCTGACGGGCGTCGGCGCCCTGCTGGAGCTGGCGCTGGTCAACGCGGCGATCGCCCAGGCCACCGCCGCCGGCTTCACCCCGATGCTCACGCCCGCGCTGGTCAAGCCGCGCGCCATGGAGGGAACGGGCTTCCTCGGCCAGGCCGCCGAGGACGTGTACTACCTGGAGCGCGACGACTTCTACCTCGTCGGCACCTCGGAGGTCACGCTCGCGGCGTACCACATGGACGAGATCATCGAGGCCGACCGGCTGCCCCTGCGCTACGCGGGATTCTCGCCCTGCTTCCGCCGCGAAGCGGGCTCGCACGGCAAGGACACCCGCGGCATCATCCGGGTGCACCAGTTCGACAAGGTCGAGATGTTCTCGTACGTGGCCCCGGAGGACGCGGAGGCGGAGCACGCGCGGCTGCTGGACTGGGAGAAGCAGTGGCTGTCGGCGCTCGGCCTGGCGTACCGGGTGATCGACGTGGCCTCGGGCGATCTGGGCGCGTCGGCGGCGCGGAAGTACGACTGCGAGGCGTGGATCCCGACGCAGGGCAAGTACCGCGAACTGACGTCGACGTCGAACTGCGGGGAGTTCCAGGCGCGGCGGCTGTCGGTGCGGATGCGCGACGGACAGGGCCAGAAGAAGGCGGCCCGCCCGCTGGCGACGCTGAACGGGACGCTGTGCGCGGTGCCCCGGACGATCGTGGCGATCCTGGAGACGCACCAGCAGCCGGACGGCTCGGTGGTGGTGCCGGAGGTGCTGCGGCCGTACCTGGGCGGGCGCGAGCTGCTGGAGCCGGTCGCGAAATGA
- the pheA gene encoding prephenate dehydratase, producing the protein MSASRFTYLGPEGTFTEAALRTLPEAATRELVPMVSVPAVLDSVRGGGAAGALVPIENSVEGGVTATLDELALGEPLMIYREVLLPIAFALLVRPGTKLADIKTVTGHPVAQPQVRRWLAGHLPDAVWESSASNADGARQVQEGRVDGAFAGEFAASVYGLEPLVSDIHDAENAETRFVLVGRPARPAAPTGADKTSVVIWLGDDHPGALMELLQEYAVRGVNLLRIESRPTGEGIGRYCFSVDCEGHITDRRVGEAMMGLKRICPRVRFLGSYPRAGLSPADVQPLRAGTSDTAFAEASDWLTRCLDGRA; encoded by the coding sequence ATGTCCGCCAGCCGCTTCACCTATCTCGGCCCCGAGGGCACCTTCACCGAGGCCGCGCTGCGCACCCTCCCGGAGGCGGCGACGCGCGAGCTGGTGCCGATGGTCTCGGTGCCGGCGGTGCTGGACTCGGTGCGCGGCGGGGGTGCCGCGGGGGCGCTGGTGCCGATCGAGAACTCGGTGGAGGGCGGTGTGACCGCCACGCTCGACGAGCTGGCGCTCGGCGAGCCGCTGATGATCTACCGCGAGGTGCTGCTGCCGATCGCGTTCGCGCTGCTGGTGCGGCCGGGGACGAAGCTGGCGGACATCAAGACCGTCACCGGGCACCCGGTGGCGCAGCCGCAGGTGCGGCGCTGGCTGGCGGGGCACCTGCCGGACGCGGTGTGGGAGTCGTCGGCGTCGAACGCGGACGGCGCGCGGCAGGTGCAGGAGGGGCGGGTGGACGGGGCGTTCGCGGGCGAGTTCGCGGCGTCGGTGTACGGGCTGGAGCCGCTGGTCTCCGACATCCACGACGCGGAGAACGCGGAGACACGGTTCGTCCTCGTCGGCCGCCCGGCGCGGCCGGCGGCGCCGACGGGCGCGGACAAGACGTCGGTCGTGATCTGGCTCGGCGACGACCACCCAGGCGCGCTGATGGAGCTGCTCCAGGAGTACGCGGTGCGCGGCGTCAACCTGCTGCGCATCGAGTCGCGCCCGACGGGCGAGGGCATCGGGCGGTACTGCTTCTCGGTGGACTGCGAGGGGCACATCACCGACCGCCGGGTGGGCGAGGCGATGATGGGGCTGAAGCGGATCTGCCCGCGGGTGCGGTTCCTCGGTTCGTACCCGCGCGCGGGGCTGTCGCCGGCGGACGTGCAGCCGCTGCGGGCGGGGACGTCTGACACGGCCTTCGCGGAGGCGTCCGACTGGCTGACGCGGTGTCTGGACGGCCGGGCCTGA